gttttgatataggAAATTagctaaatatcttcatggaacatgatcttaatatcctagtgatttttggcatacaagaaaaaaaagaattctcATACAATGTTTGGTTGGCttttgccacaaatattccCGTGTTgctttgtggtccagggtcacatattgtaAAGGGCTACCTAAATGTTTAAGTATAGTAGTAACTGCCCGTTTTCGCAAAAACAGTTGGCAGGTGTGGCACAAAAAGGTCATATACTATcccttatatatatattctccGTATACAACAGTCCAATTGCAGTTAAGAGTTAATAAGGCattgtgaagtgttttttttcgtTACAAATGCATTGCATCACATGAACTGCTAGAGAAGTTGTCATTAACACTTAGTTCTTCACAAGCTACAAGAGACTTGGAAGCGTCACAACTAAAGTGGTCTTTGCTCATTTTAACTGTTCTCAAGTCAGCATCATTAACCCTTGGAAAACCAAATCTGATTTAAGGTATAATTTGCAGTTTGTGATAAGTTCAAACTTACAACAAAAAGTTAAGGGCTACTACACTAGTCAACCTATTATTTACCGTCGGGGTATAGGGATGTGATACTTTTGGGCAAGTACAGGCTTTTTGTACCTACCATGCATtacctaaaaaaaattcaaagttCTGTAACAATTATTCATTCAAGTAACCACTGAACAAGGTAGAAGGGCTTTGAGAGTCAAATCATAACCATAACATAGCAAATGTGTAAATAAGATGAGCAAGACTTCTTGAAGGATGACCACTTATACACCATGTATAAATCACTTAAGTTTTATTCATAACTTGACCTCATAGCCATTTCAAATTACAGTCGACCGAAGCCAAATTCCTTCACATTGAGGGGCCCAACAGATGCTTGCTCCCACCGTAGATCTATGGAGAACAGACAAGTAGTGCAAAACTTTCAAGACCAGAATCAGAATCATTTGTAGTTAGTCCCTGCGTTTACCCATACCTCCAAGAACCTGATCGCTTGCACCACTGCTGCTACAGGTGGAGTCACAGCAGCCACACACCTGATCAGATTCATCGACAGACACCCACCTGCCAAACAAGGACACATCCTCACTGATAAACATCACCCTACTGACCCAGTGAAGGCTAATTGGGGGCAACATACCCATTGGGGGAGAACGAGCAAGCCTTCTGCTCAGGATTTGTTGGAGTGGCTACAGGAACGGCCTTCAAAATGCATGTTATGTAGACCTGCAAAGACAACAGGTTTCAGGTTTCTAAACAGTGCACTATGCACTCATAACCAAGGCCAATACACACCAGCCCACTGTTCACTTCCTGGAACCTAAAAGCCTCCAGCTGAAACTGCAGCTTATCAATTTGAGTTCGAGGCAGGTAGCGAGAGCTGGAGGCGGTGAACTTTGCATCTACCAGGCACCTGGTGGAGAAACAAGTTAAACACCCTGCAATACTTCTAGGATAGGCTGGGTAAATGGGCATGTCTCACTCTTACCCATTATTCTCAATGAATGAGTATCTGGGGGCAGAGTTCACATCAGGGGACACAGTGGCTACGCAACTATCCACAAACACACGGACAGGTCCATGGTTGTACGTCATCACAGAGGCCTCGATATTCACAATGTCACCCAGGAAGTACTGGTTTGAAGGTCTCTCAAACTGCCACTCATCtgtttaaaggaaaaaaattgaCTAGGTCTTCAAAATTAAGTTGAAACTAAATTAAAAGCTATAGCTGTATATACACAAACCAGTCATAAGCTTGAGGGAGAAGACCAACCGCTCTTCTGCGACCTTCGTAGCTGCATATGGTACCCAAGTGGGCACCACGACATTGCTGCTCACATTATGCATTCTGTAGATTACAGAAATTGGAAACCATGAATAGCCAGATTTTTTTCTATACACAAAGATGAGTTTGTGTATACAGCCATCTTAAACTCCGAACCTTACCTTGGATAGTGACACTCAATAGTGACAACAGCACCAGTACTCCTGACAACACCATCTGAAAGCTCTTGGGGAGTATAGACGAGGGTGAACATATAAACAAGCTCATTTTCGGTCACCTAAAGAAACAAGAATGTTACTCAAGAATTATtcagaacttaaaaaaaaaaaacttttggtaAGCAGAGCAATCTTCTCACAGTTAACATGCTGCCACATCCATGCAGTTCTGACTCAAAGATGAGCACTCGAGCGTTATTATCCTGCCCTGTTGCTCCACAGCCTCCCAGTGCAAAACCAGAAGGCATAAGTGGTTTTCCAGTCCCAAAGAAGTCCTCCATTACTTCCACATACACTGAATTCTCACCGCACTGAGCCCCTAAACTATTTGGAGAAATAGGCTGTCGCAGCTCAAAAGGGATCTCTGGCTGTACTGGTTCTTCTAGCAGTCTGGGAAAGTTCCACATCAGTTTTTCCATCGGAACCTGCAAAAGCTGTTTAGACTGAACACCGACAGGATCTTGACCGGGCCCTCCAACAACCATATCAGGAGTCTGCATTGAAAACTGAGAAGGAAATCTCTGTGGCACGAGCATGGGGTTGTTAGCCTGGGAAAACTGAGGCATTCTGGTTTCACTCTGCTGAGGAACTTGCATTTGTGACGGAGGCATAAATGAATGAGGTTTCTGAGTTTGAGCTGATCTTCCTTGCCATTGAGTATCAGACAAACCAAACACTAGAATAAGCACTAGGCCAAAACCAACTTGCCACAAACCCATCATTGCTAAACTTGAGTTTCCATGAAGCATTAGAACCCTAGCATGAAAATTTATACATCTGGAAATCAGGATGGCTCCGCCCCTCAGTGATTAGCCTAAAGCATCTCTAGACTTGTTAATTTACCTAACCAGCTTGCAACAAGTGGATGTTGTTGGACATTTATAAACAGATGGAAATCAGGATGTAGGTACTTTGTATTAAGTGCTATActtttgcttattttaattaGACCTGTCAAGTTCAAATACAAccaattgtttttgtgtttcttgttgTACTTTTATGAATTCAGAAACATAGCCACACACAGATTTATACTGtagaaaatatctaaataataaaGCTTAATAAGCAAACAGACTTCTTCACATCTTCACATGGACCATGATCGTAACAGTTCTAAGAGTATATGGTGCATTTGTCCTTTTTCTCTTCATTCCAATAGGATTGCGATTAGAATTAGTGTACGAATCTAGAATGTGTGGTTGTATGTTAAACTTGATTCAGCATGACCTATATTATATGCTGGACAGCACAGAGACAAAATGGACAATTTGCATCTCATGAGACACTTTATGAATTCCTATAACAAGTAATGTCAATCACCTTCTAAAATGTTTGAATTCAAACTATTAAAcgcaaacaaacaatacaaataacaCAAGACTAcagatgaatataaaaaataaaggaacaAAAGAAACCATGGTCATCGAATcatgtttagttttaaaatacactGGAGAATCTTAGTCATAAAATAGATGGTTcacaaatacatttgcaaagtAGAGCACGAACAAGTTCTCAaagtaaaattttgttttttgttctttatgaaACACAGCAAGTCAACATTTTCTTATCCGGTTTTTCTTTTCAGAACAACAAAGAGTGACAAATCTGCattttaacacaacatttgCATGGTTGGGCCCTGTTTGACGATGTTATCTATTAC
This region of Triplophysa dalaica isolate WHDGS20190420 chromosome 7, ASM1584641v1, whole genome shotgun sequence genomic DNA includes:
- the zp3e gene encoding zona pellucida glycoprotein 3e, which encodes MLHGNSSLAMMGLWQVGFGLVLILVFGLSDTQWQGRSAQTQKPHSFMPPSQMQVPQQSETRMPQFSQANNPMLVPQRFPSQFSMQTPDMVVGGPGQDPVGVQSKQLLQVPMEKLMWNFPRLLEEPVQPEIPFELRQPISPNSLGAQCGENSVYVEVMEDFFGTGKPLMPSGFALGGCGATGQDNNARVLIFESELHGCGSMLTVTENELVYMFTLVYTPQELSDGVVRSTGAVVTIECHYPRMHNVSSNVVVPTWVPYAATKVAEERLVFSLKLMTDEWQFERPSNQYFLGDIVNIEASVMTYNHGPVRVFVDSCVATVSPDVNSAPRYSFIENNGCLVDAKFTASSSRYLPRTQIDKLQFQLEAFRFQEVNSGLVYITCILKAVPVATPTNPEQKACSFSPNGWVSVDESDQVCGCCDSTCSSSGASDQVLGDLRWEQASVGPLNVKEFGFGRL